In a single window of the Vitis vinifera cultivar Pinot Noir 40024 chromosome 6, ASM3070453v1 genome:
- the LOC100258776 gene encoding uncharacterized protein LOC100258776 isoform X2, translating into MDKEGKNQKGCRGSEPDFLLRWGNRKRLRCVKVKDGRNVAEKSDCLGSKKITSRVDRRVVTAEKETPSPQTHRLNRISDSPMKNRENRKISATSPEKEDRYYTTRGSMGMMDDNGKVLMDHGGEDRGTVWPKLFISLSSKEKEEDFMAMKGCKLPQRPKKRAKLIQKTLLLVSPGAWLSDLCQERYEVREKKASKKRPRGLKAMGSMESDSE; encoded by the exons ATGGATAAGGAAGGGAAGAATCAGAAAGGGTGTAGAGGTTCGGAACCAGACTTTCTGTTGAGGTGGGGGAACAGGAAGAGACTTAGATGTGTGAAAGTCAAAGATGGAAGAAACGTTGCAGAGAAATCAGACTGTTTGGGTAGCAAGAAAATCACCTCTCGTGTTGATCGCCGCGTTGTCACTGCCGAGAAGGAGACTCCCTCTCCACAAACCCATCGTCTGAATAG GATCTCGGATTCACCaatgaaaaacagagagaatcGGAAGATATCGGCGACTTCACCGGAAAAGGAAGATCGGTACTACACAACAAGAGGGTCAATGGGGATGATGGATGATAATGGGAAAGTGTTGATGGATCATGGAGGAGAGGATAGAGGGACCGTTTGGCCAAAACTGTTTATTTCATTGTCGAGCAAAGAAAAAGAGGAGGATTTCATGGCTATGAAAGGGTGTAAGCTTCCTCAGAGGCCTAAGAAAAGAGCCAAGTTGATCCAAAAAACCTTACTT TTGGTGAGTCCAGGTGCATGGCTATCAGACCTGTGCCAAGAGAGGTATGAAGTGAGGGAGAAGAAGGCTTCCAAGAag AGACCCAGAGGATTGAAGGCCATGGGAAGCATGGAGAGTGATTCAGAATGA
- the LOC100258776 gene encoding uncharacterized protein LOC100258776 isoform X1 — protein sequence MDKEGKNQKGCRGSEPDFLLRWGNRKRLRCVKVKDGRNVAEKSDCLGSKKITSRVDRRVVTAEKETPSPQTHRLNRISDSPMKNRENRKISATSPEKEDRYYTTRGSMGMMDDNGKVLMDHGGEDRGTVWPKLFISLSSKEKEEDFMAMKGCKLPQRPKKRAKLIQKTLLLVSPGAWLSDLCQERYEVREKKASKKVLFFFGPKFSPHISILPSPVWLMRKFTEELLNMGFFPNWNTQNKKSSPNKANRTIKPHNLFSFLVPQFSQPPKGGFLDHLKFC from the exons ATGGATAAGGAAGGGAAGAATCAGAAAGGGTGTAGAGGTTCGGAACCAGACTTTCTGTTGAGGTGGGGGAACAGGAAGAGACTTAGATGTGTGAAAGTCAAAGATGGAAGAAACGTTGCAGAGAAATCAGACTGTTTGGGTAGCAAGAAAATCACCTCTCGTGTTGATCGCCGCGTTGTCACTGCCGAGAAGGAGACTCCCTCTCCACAAACCCATCGTCTGAATAG GATCTCGGATTCACCaatgaaaaacagagagaatcGGAAGATATCGGCGACTTCACCGGAAAAGGAAGATCGGTACTACACAACAAGAGGGTCAATGGGGATGATGGATGATAATGGGAAAGTGTTGATGGATCATGGAGGAGAGGATAGAGGGACCGTTTGGCCAAAACTGTTTATTTCATTGTCGAGCAAAGAAAAAGAGGAGGATTTCATGGCTATGAAAGGGTGTAAGCTTCCTCAGAGGCCTAAGAAAAGAGCCAAGTTGATCCAAAAAACCTTACTT TTGGTGAGTCCAGGTGCATGGCTATCAGACCTGTGCCAAGAGAGGTATGAAGTGAGGGAGAAGAAGGCTTCCAAGAaggtgctttttttttttggccctAAATTCTCCCCCCATATTTCTATTTTGCCCTCAcctgtttggttgatgagaaagtTTACGGAAGAATTGTTGAATATGGGATTTTTCCCTAATTGgaacacccaaaacaaaaaatcttcTCCAAATAAGGCTAATAGAACAATTAAGCCTCAtaatctattttctttccttgtcCCTCAGTTTTCTCAGCCTCCAAAGGGTGGATTTTTAGATCatctaaaattttgttaa
- the LOC100250052 gene encoding uncharacterized protein LOC100250052: MAAPLPCHPVQPLGQVGQSTIHLPARNSLPLSPPYINPTIFPMSPPTDYVSAIPLCKTLAFPKRNRRASPNSPLYIFIIFRETAKQKEMEAMKMKLFLAVVMMILAVSAVQPAAAATAPAPAPASDAAIFVPTFFASLTALAFGFLL, encoded by the coding sequence ATGGCCGCACCTTTGCCCTGCCACCCTGTCCAGCCCCTCGGTCAGGTCGGGCAGTCCACCATCCATTTACCTGCCCGTAATTCCCTTCCCCTCTCTCCCCCCTATATAAACCCTACCATCTTCCCCATGTCTCCTCCCACTGATTACGTCTCTGCAATTCCTCTCTGCAAAACCCTAGCTTTTCCAAAGAGGAATCGTAGAGCTTCCCCCAATTCGCCCCTCtacattttcatcattttccgGGAAACAGCCAAACAGAAAGAAATGGAGGCAATGAAGATGAAGCTTTTCCTAGCCGTTGTCATGATGATCCTGGCCGTCTCCGCCGTGCAACCCGCCGCCGCTGCCACCGCTCCGGCGCCCGCCCCGGCTTCCGACGCCGCCATCTTCGTCCCCACCTTCTTTGCCTCCCTAACCGCCCTTGCTTTTGGCTTCCTCCTCTGA